One window of Pseudacidobacterium ailaaui genomic DNA carries:
- a CDS encoding APC family permease, whose amino-acid sequence MRTFDLLFGRPLATSEERAEQIGPAAGIPIFGLDALSSAAYGPEAALTLLIPLGVAGVHYIVPVSLAIIALLIIVYFSYRQTIEAYPQGGGSYTVATENLGESAGLLAAAALMIDYILTAAVGISAGVGALVSAVPSLQPHILALCLGILALLTIINLRGVRDTGVAFMLPTCAFVLTLLAVIVLGGIHALAQGGHPRPVVAPPRLPQATASLTLWLLLKVFSSGCTAMTGVEAVSNGVMAFRNPRTKNAKLTLTIIIALLILLLAGIALLCRAYGIGATPPAGPGYQSVLSQLTAAVAGKGVFYYVTIGSILLVLALSANTAFADFPRLARAIALRNYLPHVFILRGRRLLYSHGVIALVFFTAALLVLFGGVTDRLIPLYAIGAFLAFTLSQAGMVMHWRRQGHAKGRMIVNGIGAAATGLTLLVVLVAKFAEGAWVTALLVPLLILIMRAVHRHYLRVQQETAEPGSLVVEGLRPPRVILPVDKWNRISEKGLRFALMMSPEVEVVHVDCGDDEDSICEVWNDKVLKPVQQAGLPAPELITIKSPYRFFVQPLVEHVLAQEKKYPDRQIAVLVPELVVQHWWENLLHNQRANLLKLILLVKGNQRIIVINIPWYLKKSVQESGS is encoded by the coding sequence ATGAGGACCTTTGACCTTCTTTTTGGACGCCCTCTGGCAACCTCAGAAGAACGCGCGGAACAAATTGGCCCCGCGGCCGGAATCCCGATCTTCGGGCTGGACGCGCTCAGCTCGGCAGCTTATGGACCCGAAGCGGCGCTCACCTTGCTGATTCCTTTGGGAGTGGCCGGCGTGCACTATATCGTTCCGGTCAGCCTCGCCATTATTGCGCTGCTGATCATTGTGTATTTCTCCTACCGGCAGACGATCGAGGCCTATCCTCAGGGCGGCGGGTCTTATACCGTTGCTACAGAAAACCTGGGAGAAAGCGCCGGCCTGCTCGCCGCAGCGGCCCTGATGATTGACTACATTCTGACCGCAGCCGTAGGCATTTCTGCCGGAGTCGGCGCCCTGGTGTCCGCGGTCCCCAGCCTGCAACCGCATATACTGGCGCTCTGCCTTGGTATCCTCGCCCTGCTGACGATCATCAATCTTCGTGGAGTCCGGGACACGGGTGTTGCCTTTATGCTGCCCACCTGCGCCTTCGTTCTCACTCTGCTGGCTGTGATCGTCCTCGGTGGCATTCATGCGCTGGCCCAGGGGGGGCATCCCCGCCCTGTGGTCGCGCCTCCCCGGCTACCTCAAGCCACGGCCTCTCTGACTCTCTGGCTCCTTCTGAAGGTCTTCTCCAGCGGCTGTACTGCAATGACCGGGGTGGAGGCGGTAAGCAATGGCGTCATGGCTTTCCGTAATCCGCGCACAAAAAACGCAAAGCTCACACTCACCATCATCATCGCATTGCTGATTCTCCTTCTGGCCGGCATCGCGCTGCTTTGCCGGGCCTATGGCATCGGGGCCACACCTCCAGCGGGCCCGGGATATCAAAGCGTGCTGTCTCAACTGACGGCCGCCGTGGCGGGCAAAGGTGTCTTTTATTACGTGACCATCGGTTCGATCCTGCTGGTCCTGGCCCTTTCCGCCAACACGGCTTTTGCAGATTTCCCACGCCTGGCGCGGGCCATTGCCCTGCGAAATTATCTCCCCCATGTCTTCATCCTGCGTGGGCGCAGACTGCTCTATTCGCATGGAGTGATCGCCCTGGTTTTCTTCACCGCCGCGCTCCTGGTTCTGTTTGGAGGAGTCACAGACCGGCTGATCCCCTTGTATGCCATTGGCGCATTTCTGGCCTTTACTCTCTCTCAGGCAGGAATGGTCATGCACTGGCGCAGGCAGGGCCATGCAAAAGGACGCATGATCGTCAACGGTATCGGGGCAGCCGCAACCGGTCTTACCCTCTTGGTAGTGCTGGTAGCAAAGTTCGCCGAGGGAGCGTGGGTCACCGCCCTTCTCGTGCCTTTGTTGATTCTCATCATGCGTGCCGTGCACAGACATTACCTGCGCGTGCAACAGGAAACAGCCGAACCCGGCAGCCTGGTGGTTGAGGGGCTACGCCCTCCACGCGTCATTCTTCCGGTAGACAAATGGAACCGCATCAGCGAAAAAGGCCTGCGCTTCGCGCTGATGATGTCGCCAGAGGTAGAAGTGGTGCACGTGGATTGTGGCGATGACGAAGACAGTATCTGCGAGGTCTGGAATGATAAGGTTTTGAAGCCGGTCCAACAGGCGGGACTCCCGGCCCCTGAACTGATTACCATCAAGTCCCCCTATCGCTTTTTTGTCCAGCCCCTGGTCGAACATGTGCTTGCCCAGGAAAAGAAATATCCTGACCGTCAGATTGCAGTCCTGGTGCCGGAACTGGTGGTACAGCACTGGTGGGAAAACCTGCTCCATAACCAGCGCGCCAACTTGCTCAAGCTGATCCTGCTGGTAAAGGGCAATCAGAGGATTATCGTGATTAACATTCCGTGGTATTTGAAAAAATCCGTCCAGGAATCCGGCTCCTGA
- a CDS encoding acyltransferase family protein: MPEARTQPSFSSEKPSRKISKPRLPALSGLRAFAALNIVFFHFSNPKWFGPFAPIVDNGYTSVSFFLLMSGFILAYNYSDRAQQGQFQAKHFWLARLSRLYPVYLFALLVSVGMLVEEWHVRTRGEFTLGAALTPFLLQGWVPKLATFWNTPAWTMCTEAFFYLIFPAVVVWRRPKHWRGLLGMLALLWMAGMLLPALYTIFHPDGPHPGRYTDGFWIRALKFSPPPHVPSFLFGIVLADVDALIARDSRARLWLGLVGIAGLYAVLYYGDHMPYAMMHDGLLMPLFALAILGLAGTNFLARFFGFAPFVAVGQASYCLYILHFNLWEIIHKSNVLRNTHMEMFDPWISYLLLIAAALLTMKFIERPAQSWIRRRIPA, encoded by the coding sequence ATGCCCGAAGCCAGGACCCAACCATCTTTTTCCTCAGAAAAGCCCTCCAGAAAAATCAGCAAGCCGAGGCTGCCAGCACTCTCCGGCCTGAGGGCCTTTGCCGCACTGAATATCGTTTTTTTTCACTTCTCCAACCCAAAATGGTTTGGTCCATTTGCGCCGATTGTGGACAACGGCTACACCTCGGTGAGTTTCTTTCTGTTGATGTCCGGGTTCATCCTCGCCTACAACTACAGTGATCGGGCACAGCAGGGACAGTTCCAGGCAAAGCACTTCTGGCTGGCGCGGCTCTCGCGTTTATATCCTGTCTACCTTTTCGCTCTCCTGGTGTCGGTGGGAATGCTGGTGGAGGAATGGCATGTGCGGACGCGGGGCGAGTTCACCCTTGGCGCGGCACTCACACCTTTCCTTCTGCAGGGGTGGGTCCCGAAGCTGGCAACGTTCTGGAACACTCCGGCATGGACCATGTGTACAGAAGCGTTCTTCTATCTCATCTTTCCCGCAGTGGTTGTCTGGCGCAGGCCAAAGCACTGGCGCGGCCTCTTAGGAATGTTGGCGCTTTTATGGATGGCGGGGATGCTGCTGCCGGCACTCTACACAATTTTCCACCCGGATGGTCCGCACCCCGGCCGCTACACCGATGGTTTTTGGATCCGGGCCCTCAAATTCTCTCCTCCGCCACATGTCCCATCGTTTTTGTTTGGAATCGTATTGGCGGACGTGGATGCGCTCATTGCGCGTGACTCGCGGGCCCGTCTGTGGCTTGGTCTGGTTGGAATCGCCGGATTGTATGCCGTCCTTTATTACGGCGACCACATGCCCTATGCCATGATGCATGACGGCCTATTGATGCCGCTCTTTGCTCTGGCCATCCTCGGTTTGGCGGGAACAAATTTCCTGGCCCGCTTCTTTGGTTTCGCCCCATTTGTTGCCGTAGGACAGGCGAGCTACTGCCTTTACATCCTGCATTTCAATCTGTGGGAGATCATCCACAAATCCAATGTCCTCAGAAATACGCACATGGAGATGTTTGATCCCTGGATCAGCTATCTGCTCCTGATTGCAGCGGCCCTTTTGACGATGAAATTCATCGAGCGACCAGCACAGTCATGGATCCGGCGCAGAATTCCGGCCTGA
- a CDS encoding TolC family protein, whose amino-acid sequence MRHRKRIAWGMWLFCSAIPGLVAQSNPYSSAANPYYGSVQSVPYTPETRQLSLDDAIRMGIENNLALTLARESQKAAEAQTAQTLNVLLPNISVNGGTGIHQFNLQAQGFRPGLLSSFAALVPSSEAVNFPFIVKVDITQGQANLSQTLFNWAGWDLYQAAKASARSAYYNAQSSRGLVVLHVGTAYLQVLADQAQLDYAKSLLRSSETLLYHAVEEHKAGTAANLDELRARVQYQTQQQSVTAAENRLEKDEIALKREIGMDPRQKIQLTEASPFSELDVISIEEAKREAYASRQDYQSLLQQLRFAEMERKAATHERFPTLSFNGNYGVTGISGGPYHGTFAAVASLNIPVFQEAKFRGDRDLTEAQLSSIRSQLADLRNKIDQQLRDSLLDLQSTADLVRVARSNVDLATTALQQTMDRFQAGVDDSLPVVDAQATLAQAQAQYVDSVRQFNLAKLGLARNLGIIDTQYKAYLQGGAPAGIKRP is encoded by the coding sequence ATGCGCCATCGAAAGCGGATTGCCTGGGGGATGTGGCTGTTTTGTTCCGCGATTCCAGGACTTGTTGCCCAGAGCAATCCGTACAGCTCTGCAGCCAACCCTTACTACGGGAGCGTCCAGTCTGTTCCCTACACCCCAGAGACGAGGCAGCTTTCACTTGACGATGCCATTCGGATGGGGATCGAGAACAATCTGGCTTTAACGCTGGCACGCGAGAGCCAGAAGGCGGCTGAGGCGCAGACCGCACAAACGCTGAATGTCCTGCTGCCTAACATTTCTGTGAATGGTGGAACCGGTATTCACCAGTTTAATCTGCAAGCCCAGGGGTTCCGTCCTGGCCTTCTGTCTTCTTTTGCCGCATTGGTGCCTTCCTCTGAAGCGGTCAATTTTCCGTTCATCGTGAAAGTGGACATCACGCAGGGGCAGGCTAATCTTTCCCAGACGCTTTTCAACTGGGCAGGGTGGGACCTGTATCAGGCAGCAAAGGCCAGCGCCCGTTCGGCTTATTACAATGCGCAGTCCTCGCGCGGGCTGGTTGTGCTCCATGTGGGAACGGCCTATCTTCAGGTGCTGGCGGACCAGGCCCAGCTTGACTATGCAAAATCGCTGCTCCGTTCCAGTGAAACGCTCCTTTATCACGCAGTGGAAGAGCACAAAGCGGGAACTGCAGCCAATCTGGATGAGTTGCGTGCCCGCGTACAGTACCAGACCCAGCAGCAGAGCGTGACGGCCGCTGAGAACAGACTGGAAAAAGATGAAATTGCTTTGAAGCGGGAAATTGGCATGGACCCGCGACAAAAAATCCAGCTGACGGAAGCCTCTCCATTCTCTGAGCTGGATGTCATCAGCATCGAAGAGGCAAAACGAGAAGCCTATGCCAGCCGTCAGGACTATCAGTCGCTTCTGCAGCAACTGCGTTTTGCTGAAATGGAGCGCAAGGCGGCAACCCATGAACGATTTCCTACGCTGAGCTTTAACGGGAACTATGGTGTGACTGGTATTTCTGGCGGCCCTTATCACGGGACCTTCGCCGCTGTGGCTTCACTCAATATACCGGTCTTTCAGGAGGCGAAATTCCGAGGAGACCGCGACCTGACCGAAGCGCAGCTGAGCAGTATCCGCTCCCAGCTTGCGGACCTGCGCAACAAGATTGACCAGCAGTTACGCGACAGCCTGCTGGACCTTCAGTCCACGGCCGATCTGGTGCGTGTGGCCCGCAGCAATGTTGATCTGGCCACGACGGCGCTGCAGCAGACAATGGACCGTTTTCAGGCCGGGGTGGATGACAGCCTACCCGTCGTAGATGCACAGGCCACTCTTGCGCAGGCCCAGGCACAATACGTAGACAGTGTGCGACAGTTTAATCTGGCCAAGCTGGGGCTGGCCCGTAATCTTGGCATCATCGACACGCAGTATAAGGCCTATCTGCAGGGCGGGGCGCCGGCAGGTATCAAACGCCCCTGA
- the pyrH gene encoding UMP kinase has protein sequence MYKRVVLKLSGEALAAGRGFGVDGSRIHEIAGEIAEVRQMGVDVGIVVGGGNFFRGVDQARDMDRVSADHMGMLATVINALAIQDALEKKGVHARVMSAIEMPQVCEPYIRRRAIRHLEKGRVVIFAAGTGNPYFSTDTAASLRAMEIKADVLLKATKVEGIYDADPVIKTDAVKFEQITYMEILRLGLKVMDTTAVSLCKDNNLPMIIFNLNQPGNIRRVICGEKVGSLVTA, from the coding sequence ATGTACAAGCGCGTGGTTTTGAAGCTCTCAGGAGAAGCGCTGGCCGCCGGACGCGGCTTTGGCGTGGACGGAAGCCGTATCCATGAAATTGCGGGCGAGATCGCTGAAGTACGCCAGATGGGCGTCGACGTCGGCATCGTCGTGGGCGGCGGCAACTTCTTCCGTGGCGTGGACCAGGCCAGGGACATGGACCGCGTCTCGGCCGACCACATGGGGATGCTGGCCACGGTCATTAATGCACTGGCCATTCAGGATGCCCTTGAGAAGAAGGGTGTCCATGCGCGCGTCATGTCTGCCATTGAGATGCCCCAGGTCTGCGAGCCATATATCCGCCGCCGCGCCATCCGGCACCTCGAAAAGGGCCGGGTAGTGATTTTCGCTGCAGGAACAGGAAATCCATACTTTTCCACAGATACTGCGGCCTCCCTGCGCGCCATGGAGATCAAGGCCGACGTCTTATTAAAAGCGACCAAGGTCGAGGGCATCTATGATGCTGACCCGGTCATCAAAACCGATGCAGTGAAATTTGAGCAGATTACGTACATGGAAATTCTGCGGCTGGGGTTAAAAGTAATGGACACCACCGCGGTAAGCCTGTGCAAAGACAACAATTTGCCCATGATTATCTTCAACCTCAACCAGCCGGGAAACATCCGCCGCGTGATTTGCGGGGAGAAAGTCGGCTCACTGGTGACTGCCTGA
- a CDS encoding deoxyribonuclease IV, which translates to MKKKILRIGIHLSTSGGVYMAAERAQAIGANTFQIFSSSPRMWRPARIDPAHSERMHELRQRYGCTPLVIHTSYLVNLCSQSEEVRGKSIVAFHGEIERALALGAEYLVLHPGSWRGLTRDEGLRLAAESIERALEGLDWQARNFRILIENTAGAEFSLGGSFEQVAELMHRLRNVAPVGVCLDTCHTHVSGYDIVSQQGYEDTVEKIEKTIGLENVRVWHTNDAKAARGSKLDRHEHIGEGMIGAEAFRRLLQDGRFAHCAFIAETPLDDPDDDARNVARLKGLAGVTRKAEME; encoded by the coding sequence ATGAAAAAGAAGATTTTACGCATAGGTATACACCTTTCTACTTCAGGGGGTGTGTACATGGCGGCCGAGAGGGCGCAGGCCATCGGGGCAAACACCTTTCAGATTTTCTCTTCCAGTCCGCGTATGTGGCGCCCGGCACGGATTGATCCGGCTCACTCTGAGCGCATGCACGAGCTGCGGCAAAGATATGGCTGCACGCCGCTGGTGATCCATACCAGTTATCTGGTGAACTTATGCAGTCAGTCAGAAGAGGTCAGGGGCAAGTCCATCGTTGCGTTTCATGGGGAAATCGAACGCGCGCTGGCGCTTGGGGCAGAGTACCTGGTCCTTCATCCCGGATCCTGGCGCGGCCTGACGCGTGACGAAGGTCTGCGGCTGGCGGCCGAGTCCATTGAACGGGCCTTGGAGGGGCTGGACTGGCAGGCCAGGAACTTCCGGATTCTGATTGAAAACACGGCCGGGGCCGAGTTTTCTTTGGGTGGCAGCTTTGAGCAGGTTGCCGAACTGATGCATCGCCTGCGGAATGTGGCCCCTGTGGGAGTGTGTCTTGACACCTGCCATACGCATGTGTCGGGATATGACATTGTCAGTCAGCAAGGTTATGAGGACACGGTCGAAAAGATCGAAAAGACGATTGGGCTGGAAAACGTCCGAGTGTGGCACACCAATGACGCGAAGGCCGCGCGCGGATCGAAGCTCGACCGCCACGAGCATATTGGGGAAGGCATGATTGGTGCAGAGGCGTTCCGGCGCCTTTTACAGGACGGCCGCTTTGCCCACTGTGCTTTTATTGCGGAAACGCCGCTCGATGATCCAGATGACGACGCGCGGAATGTCGCCAGGCTGAAGGGGCTCGCCGGAGTGACGCGAAAGGCGGAGATGGAATAA
- a CDS encoding aspartate carbamoyltransferase catalytic subunit, translated as MPKSKATPRKTPLPDQEQNTSHHPGSLLSVTDLPLEEVSSILKLASVLEKEDPSKRMQRLFKRRVSLLFYESSTRTRTSFELAAKQLGADTVLVSALSSSIEKGESLKDTGITLRALGAECIILRHPNSGAPYVLSRATGLPVLNAGDGMHEHPSQALLDLRTILAHLPHLLGAKASGPLSPATLKGLTVTICGDIFHSRVARSNMLLLPRLGAHVVLCGPSALLPDTAAAAGPGISIERDFEKALKQSQVVMMLRIQAERLAGLNLDLEEYKLRYQADSGRMAAYAPKALILHPGPIIRGLEITSEVADGPQSAIAEQVRNGVAIRMALLVRALTSKGKASR; from the coding sequence ATGCCGAAATCAAAAGCGACGCCGCGCAAGACACCTCTGCCTGACCAGGAACAAAACACTTCCCATCACCCGGGCTCCCTTCTTTCTGTTACGGACCTGCCCCTTGAAGAGGTCAGCAGCATCCTGAAGCTCGCCTCTGTTCTTGAAAAAGAGGACCCCTCCAAGCGGATGCAGCGGCTTTTCAAACGTCGCGTCTCTTTGCTGTTTTACGAGTCGAGTACCCGCACGCGCACCTCCTTTGAGCTGGCGGCCAAACAGCTTGGAGCGGACACCGTTCTGGTCAGTGCACTTTCTTCGAGCATTGAAAAGGGCGAATCGCTCAAAGATACCGGCATCACCCTGCGGGCGCTTGGGGCCGAATGCATTATCCTGCGGCATCCCAACTCCGGCGCGCCCTATGTGCTCTCGCGCGCCACCGGATTGCCTGTTCTGAATGCAGGAGACGGAATGCATGAGCACCCCTCGCAGGCGCTCCTTGACCTGCGAACCATTCTGGCCCATCTCCCCCATCTCCTTGGTGCAAAGGCCTCTGGTCCGCTTTCTCCCGCTACGCTGAAGGGCCTGACGGTCACCATCTGCGGAGACATCTTTCATAGCCGGGTGGCCCGCTCCAATATGCTTCTGCTGCCGCGCCTGGGAGCACATGTGGTCCTCTGCGGTCCATCGGCCCTCCTTCCGGACACTGCTGCCGCGGCCGGTCCGGGCATCTCCATTGAGCGTGATTTTGAAAAAGCGCTAAAACAGTCGCAGGTGGTCATGATGCTGCGCATCCAGGCCGAGCGGCTGGCTGGACTGAACCTCGACCTTGAAGAATACAAGCTGCGCTATCAGGCAGATTCCGGGCGCATGGCTGCCTATGCTCCGAAAGCACTCATCCTGCACCCCGGTCCCATCATCCGCGGACTCGAAATTACAAGCGAAGTGGCCGATGGCCCGCAGTCCGCGATCGCCGAACAGGTGCGGAACGGGGTCGCCATCCGCATGGCGCTGCTGGTGCGCGCGCTCACAAGCAAAGGAAAAGCATCGCGATGA
- a CDS encoding ankyrin repeat domain-containing protein, with the protein MGQHLFDLIRQGKTAEIADLVNAQPQVAYSRDAQGISALMLAVYTQQPVVRDFLLTHCGELDVFEAAAVGDCARLQALIARDAMQARAISPDGWTPLHLAAAFSTAEAVTLLVEHGAHIHQVSHNPLRNQPLHACVSLNQSVATLSALVEAGADVNATQHGGFTPLIQAAAAGKREMAAILLRNGANPAARCDQGKAAIDYARERAHRDIVELLEKHREQDQQLTIR; encoded by the coding sequence ATGGGCCAGCATCTGTTTGATCTGATTCGCCAGGGAAAGACCGCAGAAATTGCCGATCTGGTCAACGCACAGCCCCAGGTAGCGTATTCGCGGGATGCGCAGGGTATCTCAGCCCTGATGCTTGCCGTGTATACGCAGCAGCCGGTCGTCCGCGACTTTTTGCTCACACATTGCGGCGAACTCGATGTGTTCGAAGCTGCTGCTGTGGGAGACTGCGCCCGTCTGCAAGCTTTGATCGCCCGGGACGCGATGCAGGCCCGCGCCATTTCTCCTGATGGATGGACGCCGCTGCATCTGGCAGCGGCTTTTTCGACGGCAGAGGCCGTAACCTTGCTGGTCGAGCACGGAGCACATATACACCAGGTTTCGCACAACCCGCTGCGGAACCAGCCGCTCCATGCTTGTGTGTCTTTAAACCAATCTGTGGCCACGCTGTCCGCACTTGTGGAAGCGGGCGCGGATGTGAATGCTACCCAGCATGGAGGATTTACTCCCCTGATTCAGGCCGCTGCCGCCGGGAAAAGGGAGATGGCCGCAATCCTGCTCAGAAATGGAGCCAACCCGGCAGCAAGATGCGACCAAGGTAAGGCTGCCATCGATTATGCCCGTGAGCGCGCGCACCGCGACATTGTGGAGTTATTGGAGAAGCATAGGGAGCAGGATCAACAGCTTACCATTCGCTGA
- the nagA gene encoding N-acetylglucosamine-6-phosphate deacetylase, whose product MRYILTAEKLLTPDQTVPHPIVTVEDGTITSIVSLAEAPLPEGPRHDFPGAVLVPAYFDVHIHGSAGSDVMEASEGALNTVGSFLSAHGVGSYFATTVTAPVDATLKSLHGLAKLMGKDLKGARPVGIHIEGPFISHSKKGAHPEQDLQQPSVPLFDRMWEAAEGHIRLMTIAPELPGAIEVIERAVSLGVRVSLGHSNAGMDDALRGIHAGATSATHTFNAMRRFDHRDPGILGVVLDRDDLFAEIICDGLHVHPAVVRMFWKEKGADRAILITDAMSATGMPDGSYKLGELDVRVKNGKCIVGEDTLAGSTLTLDRGVRNFAEFTGVDMATAASLATRNPARMTGLDSQIGALQPGRTADITVLSPNGEVIETILRGQRMVSC is encoded by the coding sequence ATGCGATACATCCTGACTGCAGAAAAGCTTCTGACCCCGGACCAAACGGTCCCTCATCCCATCGTGACCGTCGAAGATGGGACCATCACGAGCATTGTATCCCTTGCCGAAGCACCGCTTCCTGAGGGGCCGCGGCATGATTTTCCCGGGGCCGTGCTGGTCCCGGCCTACTTTGACGTACACATTCACGGCAGCGCAGGAAGCGATGTGATGGAAGCGAGCGAAGGTGCGCTGAACACGGTGGGAAGTTTTCTCTCTGCGCATGGTGTTGGTTCTTACTTCGCAACTACGGTCACGGCACCGGTGGACGCAACGCTGAAATCGCTCCATGGACTGGCAAAGCTGATGGGCAAGGACCTGAAAGGGGCCCGGCCGGTTGGGATCCATATCGAAGGCCCATTCATCTCCCATTCCAAAAAGGGTGCGCACCCGGAACAGGACCTGCAGCAGCCTTCCGTTCCGCTCTTCGATCGCATGTGGGAGGCCGCCGAAGGCCACATCCGCCTGATGACGATCGCGCCGGAGCTTCCCGGGGCCATCGAAGTGATCGAACGGGCTGTCTCTCTGGGCGTGCGCGTAAGCCTGGGACACAGCAACGCAGGCATGGACGATGCACTGCGCGGCATCCACGCCGGGGCGACGTCAGCAACACATACCTTCAACGCCATGCGGCGCTTCGACCATCGCGATCCCGGCATTCTGGGAGTTGTTCTTGACCGTGACGACTTGTTTGCTGAGATCATCTGCGACGGCCTTCACGTTCATCCTGCTGTGGTGCGCATGTTCTGGAAAGAAAAGGGCGCAGACCGCGCGATCCTGATCACGGACGCCATGAGCGCCACCGGAATGCCGGACGGCAGCTACAAACTGGGCGAACTTGATGTCCGCGTAAAGAATGGCAAGTGCATCGTTGGCGAAGACACTCTGGCAGGCAGCACGCTGACTCTGGATCGAGGCGTGCGCAACTTTGCCGAATTTACAGGCGTAGACATGGCTACAGCAGCAAGCCTTGCCACGCGGAACCCCGCGCGTATGACTGGGCTGGATTCACAAATCGGCGCACTGCAGCCAGGACGGACGGCCGATATCACAGTCCTCTCTCCGAACGGAGAGGTCATTGAGACCATTCTGCGGGGTCAGCGAATGGTAAGCTGTTGA
- the pyrR gene encoding bifunctional pyr operon transcriptional regulator/uracil phosphoribosyltransferase PyrR, which yields MSGPQTSQTPVLREKGRILSASEIERTLVRLAHEIIEKNNGSENLGLVGVKRRGVPLAQRLGTLIGQIEKQPVDVGVLDISFYRDDLSTKDVRPVVNPGDLGFDVNGRNVVLVDDVLYTGRTVRAAMDALFDHGRPRRVQLLVLIDRGHRELPIEASFVGRTIQTTDREIVEVKLREVDNDEQVVLVERLD from the coding sequence ATGTCAGGACCACAAACAAGCCAAACACCCGTGCTGCGGGAGAAGGGCCGTATCCTGTCCGCGTCTGAAATCGAACGGACTCTGGTGCGGCTTGCCCACGAAATCATCGAAAAGAACAACGGGAGTGAAAACCTCGGTCTGGTTGGCGTCAAGCGCCGCGGCGTCCCGCTGGCCCAGCGCCTGGGTACGCTCATTGGCCAAATTGAAAAACAGCCGGTCGATGTGGGCGTACTCGATATCAGCTTCTACCGCGACGACCTTTCCACCAAAGATGTCCGGCCCGTGGTGAATCCAGGGGACCTTGGTTTTGACGTTAACGGACGCAATGTGGTGCTGGTGGACGACGTGCTTTATACCGGCCGCACCGTGCGGGCCGCAATGGATGCCCTCTTTGACCACGGTCGCCCGCGCCGGGTCCAGCTCCTGGTGCTGATTGACCGCGGGCACCGCGAGCTTCCGATTGAAGCCAGCTTCGTCGGCAGGACCATCCAGACTACGGACCGCGAAATTGTGGAAGTGAAGCTGCGCGAAGTGGACAATGACGAGCAGGTGGTGCTGGTGGAACGCCTGGACTAA
- a CDS encoding alpha/beta hydrolase family protein — MRAFRGRCALFLCMGMAGFMPAQEHVTAARADGQKTPLMVYRADIPAGACAPLAVISHGAGGTEEGYTYLAKALEQNGWMVLVMGHRESGPQALRREIFSHGIHSGVEALVTDADAETRRLLDVGAALSWAEKQCRPPYRVLLGHSMGSSTVMLEAGARNRIGIPAPPAGQDRFDAYVALSPEGPGIVFPDQAWSSIHKPMLVLTGTRDQSLKGGPKSRQIPWQELPGTGRRGCQWMGVVDGATHMNFAGEGFGADRVTPLVNETVVQFLSEARSGNCPLPPQHAGMILRAK, encoded by the coding sequence ATGAGGGCTTTTCGAGGGCGCTGTGCCTTGTTTTTGTGTATGGGCATGGCTGGTTTCATGCCTGCGCAGGAGCATGTCACGGCGGCCCGCGCCGATGGCCAGAAGACGCCTCTGATGGTGTATCGCGCGGACATACCGGCAGGTGCCTGTGCGCCGTTGGCCGTCATCTCCCACGGGGCGGGCGGCACGGAGGAAGGGTACACGTATCTGGCAAAGGCACTGGAACAGAATGGCTGGATGGTCCTCGTGATGGGACATCGCGAGAGCGGGCCACAGGCGCTGCGGCGAGAGATTTTTTCACATGGAATCCATAGCGGCGTGGAAGCATTGGTAACGGATGCCGATGCGGAAACAAGACGGCTGCTTGACGTGGGGGCGGCCTTGAGCTGGGCAGAAAAGCAGTGTCGTCCACCATATCGTGTCCTGCTGGGGCATTCGATGGGCTCTTCGACCGTCATGCTGGAAGCAGGGGCGCGGAATCGGATTGGTATTCCTGCGCCACCGGCAGGGCAGGACCGCTTCGATGCTTATGTGGCGCTTTCTCCGGAAGGGCCGGGAATTGTCTTTCCGGACCAGGCCTGGAGCAGCATTCACAAACCCATGCTGGTCCTTACCGGGACGCGCGACCAGTCCCTTAAGGGAGGGCCGAAGTCCCGGCAAATTCCCTGGCAGGAGCTTCCCGGAACAGGCCGAAGGGGTTGCCAGTGGATGGGAGTGGTTGACGGCGCCACCCATATGAACTTTGCCGGCGAAGGTTTTGGCGCAGACCGCGTGACGCCATTGGTCAACGAAACAGTAGTACAGTTTTTATCCGAGGCCAGAAGCGGAAATTGTCCTCTGCCGCCGCAACATGCAGGGATGATTCTTCGGGCAAAGTAG